From a single Oncorhynchus nerka isolate Pitt River linkage group LG11, Oner_Uvic_2.0, whole genome shotgun sequence genomic region:
- the nek8 gene encoding serine/threonine-protein kinase Nek8 isoform X1, with the protein MEKYEKIKVVGRGAFGIVHLCRRRSDGAFVILKEIPVEQMSRDERLAAQNECQVLKLLNHPNIIEYYENFLEDKALMIAMEYAPGGTLADYIQKRCNSLLDEDTILHFFVQILLALYHVHNKLILHRDLKTQNILLDKHQMIVKIGDFGISKILVSKSKAYTVVGTPCYISPELCEGKPYNQKSDIWALGCVLYELASLKRAFEAANLPALVLKIMSGTFAPISDRYSTELRQLIMNMLNLDPSKRPQLNEIMAHPVCIRPLLNLYTDIGNVKMRRIEKPLSTVQSGGHGRQGGRMTGTRSFRDGRMGTGKLHSFPLSSVYTWGSGISAPLRLPMLNTEVLQVALGRTQKMGVTKSGRLITWEAPSVGSGEPTLPGAVEQMQPQFISRFLEGQSGVTIKSVSCGDLFTTCMTDRGIIMTFGSGSNGCLGHGNFNDVTQPKIVEALLGYELVQVSCGASHVLAVTNDREVFSWGRGDNGRLGLGTQDSHNSPQQVCVPGKFEAHRVLCGVDCSMVISTQNSILACGSNSVICENTHQLIRFNKLGLDKINAAEEPAPCDQIEEVYLFSPVQSAPLNVDKVVYIDIGTAHSVAVTEKGQCFTFGSNQHGQLGCSSRRTSRVPYPVPGLQGIIMAACGDAFTLAIGSEGEVYTWGKGARGRLGRKEEDSGIPKAVQLDESHPFTVTSVACCHGNTLLAVKPLLEEPVPR; encoded by the exons ATGGAGAAGTATGAGAAAATCAAAGTGGTCGGAAGAGGAGCTTTTGG GATAGTGCACCTGTGTCGCCGGCGCAGTGATGGGGCTTTTGTGATCCTGAAGGAGATCCCAGTAGAGCAGATGTCCCGTGATGAACGCCTTGCTGCCCAGAACGAGTGCCAGGTGCTGAAGCTGCTCAACCACCCCAACATCATAGAGTACTATGAGAACTTCCTGGAGGACAAGGCTCTGATGATCGCTATGGAATATGCACCAG GTGGAACCCTAGCCGACTACATTCAGAAGCGCTGTAACTCCCTGCTGGATGAGGACACCATCCTGCACTTCTTTGTCCAGATTCTGCTGGCCCTGTACCACGTGCACAACAAGCTCATCCTACACCGTGACCTGAAGACCCAGAACATTCTGCTTGACAAGCATCAAATGATTGTCAAAATAGGCGACTTTGGAATCTCCAAAATCCTAGTCAGCAAGAGCAAAGCCTACACT GTGGTGGGGACCCCATGCTACATCTCCCCGGAGCTGTGTGAGGGGAAGCCCTACAACCAGAAGAGTGATATCTGGGCCCTGGGCTGTGTTCTATATGAGCTAGCCAGCCTCAAGAGAGCTTTCGAGGCTGCT AACCTACCTGCCCTAGTGTTGAAGATCATGAGCGGTACCTTTGCCCCAATCTCAGACCGGTACAGTACAGAACTCAGGCAGCTCATCATGAACATGCTCAATCTGGACCCGTCCAAACGCCCTCAGCTCAATGAGATCATGGCCCACCCTGTTTGCATCAGACCCCTGCTAAACCTCTACACTGATATAGGCAATGTCAAAATGCGCAG AATTGAGAAACCACTGTCCACCGTACAGTCAGGAGGTCATGGTAGACAAGGAGGGCGAATGACCGGCACAAGGTCCTTCAGAG ATGGACGGATGGGAACAGGAAAGTTGCACTCCTTCCCCCTGTCATCAGTGTACACATGGGGCAGTGGCATCTCTGCGCCTCTGCGTCTACCCATGCTCAACACAGAGGTGCTGCAGGTGGCCCTGGGACGCACACAGAAGATGGGCGTCACCAAGTCAGGCCGACTCATCACCTGGGAG GCTCCGTCAGTAGGATCTGGTGAGCCCACTCTGCCTGGTGCAGTAGAACAGATGCAGCCGCAGTTCATCTCTCGCTTCCTGGAGGGCCAGTCTGGAGTCACCATCAAGTCTGTGTCCTGTGGGGATCTCTTCACCACCTGTATGACAG ACCGAGGTATTATTATGACATTTGGAAGTGGAAGCAATGGCTGTCTCGGACATGGAAATTTTAATGACGTAACACAG CCCAAGATTGTAGAGGCCTTACTCGGATACGAGCTGGTCCAGGTGTCATGTGGTGCTTCCCATGTGCTTGCTGTGACCAATGACAGAGAAGTATTCTCCTGGGGAAGAGGAGACAATG GTCGCCTGGGGCTGGGCACCCAGGACTCCCACAACTCTCCCCAGCAGGTGTGTGTGCCAGGGAAGTTTGAGGCCCACAGGGTGCTGTGTGGAGTGGATTGCTCCATGGTAATCAGCACCCAGAACAGCATTCTGGCCTGTGGCAGCAACAG TGTGATATGTGAAAACACACATCAGCTGATAAG GTTCAACAAGCTGGGGTTGGATAAGATCAATGCTGCAGAGGAGCCAGCCCCCTGTGACCAGATTGAAGAAGTCTACTTGTTCAGTCCTGTCCAATCAGCACCTCTGAATGTGGACAAGGTTGTTTACATTGACATTGGAACAGCCCACTCTGTTGCTGTCACAG AGAAGGGGCAGTGTTTCACATTTGGCAGTAACCAGCATGGTCAGCTGGGCTGTAGCTCCCGCCGGACCAGTCGTGTGCCTTATCCGGTGCCGGGCCTTCAGGGCATCATCATGGCAGCCTGTGGGGATGCATTCACTCTGGCAATTGGATCAG AAGGGGAGGTGTATACCTGGGGAAAGGGGGCCCGTGGCCGCCTCGGAAGAAAAGAGGAGGATTCTGGGATACCGAAGGCAGTGCAGCTCGACGAGAGTCACCCGTTCACGGTGACGTCAGTGGCATGTTGTCATGGCAACACTCTGCTGGCAGTGAAAC CTTTGCTTGAGGAGCCAGTCCCCAGATGA
- the nek8 gene encoding serine/threonine-protein kinase Nek8 isoform X2 has product MEKYEKIKVVGRGAFGIVHLCRRRSDGAFVILKEIPVEQMSRDERLAAQNECQVLKLLNHPNIIEYYENFLEDKALMIAMEYAPGGTLADYIQKRCNSLLDEDTILHFFVQILLALYHVHNKLILHRDLKTQNILLDKHQMIVKIGDFGISKILVSKSKAYTVVGTPCYISPELCEGKPYNQKSDIWALGCVLYELASLKRAFEAANLPALVLKIMSGTFAPISDRYSTELRQLIMNMLNLDPSKRPQLNEIMAHPVCIRPLLNLYTDIGNVKMRRIEKPLSTVQSGGHGRQGGRMTGTRSFRDGRMGTGKLHSFPLSSVYTWGSGISAPLRLPMLNTEVLQVALGRTQKMGVTKSGRLITWEAPSVGSGEPTLPGAVEQMQPQFISRFLEGQSGVTIKSVSCGDLFTTCMTDRGIIMTFGSGSNGCLGHGNFNDVTQPKIVEALLGYELVQVSCGASHVLAVTNDREVFSWGRGDNGRLGLGTQDSHNSPQQVCVPGKFEAHRVLCGVDCSMVISTQNSILACGSNRFNKLGLDKINAAEEPAPCDQIEEVYLFSPVQSAPLNVDKVVYIDIGTAHSVAVTEKGQCFTFGSNQHGQLGCSSRRTSRVPYPVPGLQGIIMAACGDAFTLAIGSEGEVYTWGKGARGRLGRKEEDSGIPKAVQLDESHPFTVTSVACCHGNTLLAVKPLLEEPVPR; this is encoded by the exons ATGGAGAAGTATGAGAAAATCAAAGTGGTCGGAAGAGGAGCTTTTGG GATAGTGCACCTGTGTCGCCGGCGCAGTGATGGGGCTTTTGTGATCCTGAAGGAGATCCCAGTAGAGCAGATGTCCCGTGATGAACGCCTTGCTGCCCAGAACGAGTGCCAGGTGCTGAAGCTGCTCAACCACCCCAACATCATAGAGTACTATGAGAACTTCCTGGAGGACAAGGCTCTGATGATCGCTATGGAATATGCACCAG GTGGAACCCTAGCCGACTACATTCAGAAGCGCTGTAACTCCCTGCTGGATGAGGACACCATCCTGCACTTCTTTGTCCAGATTCTGCTGGCCCTGTACCACGTGCACAACAAGCTCATCCTACACCGTGACCTGAAGACCCAGAACATTCTGCTTGACAAGCATCAAATGATTGTCAAAATAGGCGACTTTGGAATCTCCAAAATCCTAGTCAGCAAGAGCAAAGCCTACACT GTGGTGGGGACCCCATGCTACATCTCCCCGGAGCTGTGTGAGGGGAAGCCCTACAACCAGAAGAGTGATATCTGGGCCCTGGGCTGTGTTCTATATGAGCTAGCCAGCCTCAAGAGAGCTTTCGAGGCTGCT AACCTACCTGCCCTAGTGTTGAAGATCATGAGCGGTACCTTTGCCCCAATCTCAGACCGGTACAGTACAGAACTCAGGCAGCTCATCATGAACATGCTCAATCTGGACCCGTCCAAACGCCCTCAGCTCAATGAGATCATGGCCCACCCTGTTTGCATCAGACCCCTGCTAAACCTCTACACTGATATAGGCAATGTCAAAATGCGCAG AATTGAGAAACCACTGTCCACCGTACAGTCAGGAGGTCATGGTAGACAAGGAGGGCGAATGACCGGCACAAGGTCCTTCAGAG ATGGACGGATGGGAACAGGAAAGTTGCACTCCTTCCCCCTGTCATCAGTGTACACATGGGGCAGTGGCATCTCTGCGCCTCTGCGTCTACCCATGCTCAACACAGAGGTGCTGCAGGTGGCCCTGGGACGCACACAGAAGATGGGCGTCACCAAGTCAGGCCGACTCATCACCTGGGAG GCTCCGTCAGTAGGATCTGGTGAGCCCACTCTGCCTGGTGCAGTAGAACAGATGCAGCCGCAGTTCATCTCTCGCTTCCTGGAGGGCCAGTCTGGAGTCACCATCAAGTCTGTGTCCTGTGGGGATCTCTTCACCACCTGTATGACAG ACCGAGGTATTATTATGACATTTGGAAGTGGAAGCAATGGCTGTCTCGGACATGGAAATTTTAATGACGTAACACAG CCCAAGATTGTAGAGGCCTTACTCGGATACGAGCTGGTCCAGGTGTCATGTGGTGCTTCCCATGTGCTTGCTGTGACCAATGACAGAGAAGTATTCTCCTGGGGAAGAGGAGACAATG GTCGCCTGGGGCTGGGCACCCAGGACTCCCACAACTCTCCCCAGCAGGTGTGTGTGCCAGGGAAGTTTGAGGCCCACAGGGTGCTGTGTGGAGTGGATTGCTCCATGGTAATCAGCACCCAGAACAGCATTCTGGCCTGTGGCAGCAACAG GTTCAACAAGCTGGGGTTGGATAAGATCAATGCTGCAGAGGAGCCAGCCCCCTGTGACCAGATTGAAGAAGTCTACTTGTTCAGTCCTGTCCAATCAGCACCTCTGAATGTGGACAAGGTTGTTTACATTGACATTGGAACAGCCCACTCTGTTGCTGTCACAG AGAAGGGGCAGTGTTTCACATTTGGCAGTAACCAGCATGGTCAGCTGGGCTGTAGCTCCCGCCGGACCAGTCGTGTGCCTTATCCGGTGCCGGGCCTTCAGGGCATCATCATGGCAGCCTGTGGGGATGCATTCACTCTGGCAATTGGATCAG AAGGGGAGGTGTATACCTGGGGAAAGGGGGCCCGTGGCCGCCTCGGAAGAAAAGAGGAGGATTCTGGGATACCGAAGGCAGTGCAGCTCGACGAGAGTCACCCGTTCACGGTGACGTCAGTGGCATGTTGTCATGGCAACACTCTGCTGGCAGTGAAAC CTTTGCTTGAGGAGCCAGTCCCCAGATGA
- the nek8 gene encoding serine/threonine-protein kinase Nek8 isoform X3 → MEKYEKIKVVGRGAFGIVHLCRRRSDGAFVILKEIPVEQMSRDERLAAQNECQVLKLLNHPNIIEYYENFLEDKALMIAMEYAPGGTLADYIQKRCNSLLDEDTILHFFVQILLALYHVHNKLILHRDLKTQNILLDKHQMIVKIGDFGISKILVSKSKAYTVVGTPCYISPELCEGKPYNQKSDIWALGCVLYELASLKRAFEAANLPALVLKIMSGTFAPISDRIEKPLSTVQSGGHGRQGGRMTGTRSFRDGRMGTGKLHSFPLSSVYTWGSGISAPLRLPMLNTEVLQVALGRTQKMGVTKSGRLITWEAPSVGSGEPTLPGAVEQMQPQFISRFLEGQSGVTIKSVSCGDLFTTCMTDRGIIMTFGSGSNGCLGHGNFNDVTQPKIVEALLGYELVQVSCGASHVLAVTNDREVFSWGRGDNGRLGLGTQDSHNSPQQVCVPGKFEAHRVLCGVDCSMVISTQNSILACGSNSVICENTHQLIRFNKLGLDKINAAEEPAPCDQIEEVYLFSPVQSAPLNVDKVVYIDIGTAHSVAVTEKGQCFTFGSNQHGQLGCSSRRTSRVPYPVPGLQGIIMAACGDAFTLAIGSEGEVYTWGKGARGRLGRKEEDSGIPKAVQLDESHPFTVTSVACCHGNTLLAVKPLLEEPVPR, encoded by the exons ATGGAGAAGTATGAGAAAATCAAAGTGGTCGGAAGAGGAGCTTTTGG GATAGTGCACCTGTGTCGCCGGCGCAGTGATGGGGCTTTTGTGATCCTGAAGGAGATCCCAGTAGAGCAGATGTCCCGTGATGAACGCCTTGCTGCCCAGAACGAGTGCCAGGTGCTGAAGCTGCTCAACCACCCCAACATCATAGAGTACTATGAGAACTTCCTGGAGGACAAGGCTCTGATGATCGCTATGGAATATGCACCAG GTGGAACCCTAGCCGACTACATTCAGAAGCGCTGTAACTCCCTGCTGGATGAGGACACCATCCTGCACTTCTTTGTCCAGATTCTGCTGGCCCTGTACCACGTGCACAACAAGCTCATCCTACACCGTGACCTGAAGACCCAGAACATTCTGCTTGACAAGCATCAAATGATTGTCAAAATAGGCGACTTTGGAATCTCCAAAATCCTAGTCAGCAAGAGCAAAGCCTACACT GTGGTGGGGACCCCATGCTACATCTCCCCGGAGCTGTGTGAGGGGAAGCCCTACAACCAGAAGAGTGATATCTGGGCCCTGGGCTGTGTTCTATATGAGCTAGCCAGCCTCAAGAGAGCTTTCGAGGCTGCT AACCTACCTGCCCTAGTGTTGAAGATCATGAGCGGTACCTTTGCCCCAATCTCAGACCG AATTGAGAAACCACTGTCCACCGTACAGTCAGGAGGTCATGGTAGACAAGGAGGGCGAATGACCGGCACAAGGTCCTTCAGAG ATGGACGGATGGGAACAGGAAAGTTGCACTCCTTCCCCCTGTCATCAGTGTACACATGGGGCAGTGGCATCTCTGCGCCTCTGCGTCTACCCATGCTCAACACAGAGGTGCTGCAGGTGGCCCTGGGACGCACACAGAAGATGGGCGTCACCAAGTCAGGCCGACTCATCACCTGGGAG GCTCCGTCAGTAGGATCTGGTGAGCCCACTCTGCCTGGTGCAGTAGAACAGATGCAGCCGCAGTTCATCTCTCGCTTCCTGGAGGGCCAGTCTGGAGTCACCATCAAGTCTGTGTCCTGTGGGGATCTCTTCACCACCTGTATGACAG ACCGAGGTATTATTATGACATTTGGAAGTGGAAGCAATGGCTGTCTCGGACATGGAAATTTTAATGACGTAACACAG CCCAAGATTGTAGAGGCCTTACTCGGATACGAGCTGGTCCAGGTGTCATGTGGTGCTTCCCATGTGCTTGCTGTGACCAATGACAGAGAAGTATTCTCCTGGGGAAGAGGAGACAATG GTCGCCTGGGGCTGGGCACCCAGGACTCCCACAACTCTCCCCAGCAGGTGTGTGTGCCAGGGAAGTTTGAGGCCCACAGGGTGCTGTGTGGAGTGGATTGCTCCATGGTAATCAGCACCCAGAACAGCATTCTGGCCTGTGGCAGCAACAG TGTGATATGTGAAAACACACATCAGCTGATAAG GTTCAACAAGCTGGGGTTGGATAAGATCAATGCTGCAGAGGAGCCAGCCCCCTGTGACCAGATTGAAGAAGTCTACTTGTTCAGTCCTGTCCAATCAGCACCTCTGAATGTGGACAAGGTTGTTTACATTGACATTGGAACAGCCCACTCTGTTGCTGTCACAG AGAAGGGGCAGTGTTTCACATTTGGCAGTAACCAGCATGGTCAGCTGGGCTGTAGCTCCCGCCGGACCAGTCGTGTGCCTTATCCGGTGCCGGGCCTTCAGGGCATCATCATGGCAGCCTGTGGGGATGCATTCACTCTGGCAATTGGATCAG AAGGGGAGGTGTATACCTGGGGAAAGGGGGCCCGTGGCCGCCTCGGAAGAAAAGAGGAGGATTCTGGGATACCGAAGGCAGTGCAGCTCGACGAGAGTCACCCGTTCACGGTGACGTCAGTGGCATGTTGTCATGGCAACACTCTGCTGGCAGTGAAAC CTTTGCTTGAGGAGCCAGTCCCCAGATGA